One part of the Flavobacterium johnsoniae UW101 genome encodes these proteins:
- a CDS encoding glycosyltransferase family 4 protein, producing the protein MSKVILISQIPLPYDKIGSWSTLYKNYLQNNHKIDYIVCVEPELKFENVQYSFVKNDFVEKIIKRITKNPYAGYLKALEKIIKPEEKYIIQIVDNFGIVKRLIHFLEQNNKRSQFYIQFFYHGFPPFYENFYGNWFFENIDEMVLLTHDSYKVHKQTYTVLPTKFSVLHNGIDTSKFHKISSEDKAGLKKELGITNKKIFVWCSQDRPKKGLNFILDAWKRINRKDKDAVLLVIGANREFKIEGVTFLGRIPNNELPKYYQIADCYLFPTLWHEGFGLSLIEALHCGCYCIASANGGVPEVLQYGKLGKLIEKPNFVEEWVTEIEAFLNQDETYNLLIPDNLYSMKNWNEGMNEIIENAKKNLS; encoded by the coding sequence ATGTCTAAAGTAATTTTAATTTCACAAATACCTCTTCCATATGATAAAATTGGAAGCTGGAGCACTTTATATAAAAATTACTTGCAAAATAATCATAAGATTGACTATATAGTATGTGTTGAGCCTGAATTAAAATTTGAAAACGTTCAGTATAGTTTTGTGAAAAACGACTTCGTCGAAAAAATAATAAAAAGAATTACAAAAAATCCTTATGCAGGTTATTTAAAAGCTCTTGAAAAAATTATAAAACCAGAAGAAAAATACATTATTCAGATTGTAGATAATTTTGGTATTGTAAAGAGGTTAATTCATTTTTTAGAACAGAACAATAAACGATCTCAATTTTATATTCAATTTTTTTATCACGGTTTTCCACCTTTTTATGAGAATTTTTACGGTAATTGGTTTTTTGAGAATATTGATGAAATGGTTCTTTTAACCCATGACAGCTACAAGGTTCATAAACAGACTTATACTGTATTGCCTACAAAATTTTCAGTACTTCATAATGGAATTGATACTTCAAAATTCCATAAAATTTCATCTGAAGACAAAGCAGGTTTAAAAAAAGAATTAGGGATTACAAATAAAAAAATATTTGTTTGGTGCTCACAAGATCGTCCTAAAAAAGGATTGAATTTTATTTTAGATGCTTGGAAAAGAATAAATAGAAAAGACAAAGACGCAGTTCTGTTAGTAATTGGAGCAAATCGCGAGTTTAAAATTGAAGGTGTTACTTTTTTAGGAAGGATACCAAACAATGAACTACCAAAATATTATCAAATAGCTGATTGTTATTTGTTCCCAACTCTTTGGCACGAAGGTTTCGGTTTGAGTTTAATTGAAGCTTTACATTGTGGATGCTATTGTATCGCTTCTGCTAATGGAGGAGTTCCTGAAGTATTACAATATGGAAAATTAGGGAAACTAATTGAGAAGCCCAATTTTGTAGAAGAATGGGTTACAGAAATAGAAGCATTTTTAAATCAGGATGAGACTTATAATTTACTAATTCCAGATAACTTGTATTCTATGAAAAACTGGAATGAAGGCATGAATGAGATAATTGAAAATGCAAAAAAGAATTTAAGTTAA
- a CDS encoding glycosyltransferase family 2 protein yields MKISIIYTFRNRDSRRVKNSLDSLAKQTKQNFDVIFIDYGSDEDTALEIKNLLKKYDFASYIYLNTNKQPWNKCKALNFAIKQIKSKYCFIADADIIFHSKFTLELERLTEPNKAVYFQVGFLSEEESSKNIPFEEYKIKFLTNNEATGMTLFPVENLYSINGFDEFFHFWGAEDTDIHNRLKNAGCEIEYYDQELLLLHQWHKNFRSRETKELGKELQLSGIVEINHQHLIYNLENKITKVNDENWGNLADEKEFNELVASSPLVLPDKKSSIDHFLYYELPNSKNKVLSVQIKENKSEMKNKLKRILGKKIIEHYTLKEINDLFLLHIVSFYHNFPYSYKISEDLKSITFKIKK; encoded by the coding sequence ATGAAAATAAGCATAATTTATACTTTTCGCAATAGAGATTCCAGACGAGTTAAAAATTCCCTTGATTCATTAGCAAAGCAGACAAAACAGAATTTTGATGTCATTTTTATAGATTATGGTTCTGATGAAGATACGGCCTTAGAAATAAAGAATCTTTTAAAAAAATATGATTTTGCATCTTATATTTATTTAAACACAAACAAACAGCCTTGGAATAAGTGCAAAGCATTAAATTTCGCTATAAAACAAATCAAATCAAAATACTGTTTTATTGCTGATGCAGATATAATTTTCCACTCAAAATTTACCTTAGAATTAGAAAGACTAACAGAACCAAACAAAGCAGTATATTTTCAGGTAGGATTTTTAAGTGAAGAAGAAAGTTCCAAAAATATACCTTTTGAAGAATATAAAATTAAATTTTTAACAAATAATGAAGCGACAGGGATGACACTTTTTCCTGTTGAAAACCTTTATTCAATAAACGGATTTGATGAGTTTTTTCATTTTTGGGGAGCAGAAGATACCGATATTCATAATCGATTGAAAAATGCTGGATGTGAAATTGAATACTATGATCAAGAATTGTTACTGCTTCATCAATGGCACAAAAATTTTAGATCAAGAGAAACCAAAGAACTTGGGAAAGAACTGCAATTATCAGGAATTGTTGAAATCAATCATCAGCATTTAATTTATAATTTAGAAAATAAAATTACTAAGGTTAATGACGAAAATTGGGGTAATCTAGCAGATGAGAAAGAATTTAATGAATTGGTAGCTTCCAGTCCCTTGGTTCTTCCAGATAAGAAATCGAGTATAGATCATTTTTTGTATTATGAACTGCCTAATTCTAAAAATAAAGTACTTTCAGTACAAATAAAAGAGAATAAGTCTGAGATGAAAAATAAATTGAAAAGGATACTGGGAAAAAAGATTATTGAACATTACACCTTAAAAGAAATAAACGATTTATTTTTACTTCATATTGTTTCGTTCTATCATAATTTTCCTTATTCATATAAAATAAGTGAAGATTTAAAAAGTATTACATTTAAAATTAAAAAGTAA
- a CDS encoding glycosyltransferase family 2 protein, with protein MQFKISIITINYNNASGLEKTIESVINQTYKDFEFIVIDGGSTDESKEIILKAGSSISYWVSEKDAGIYNAMNKGIKTASGDYLLFINSGDYLYNEKVVENLVNHLLETDEIVYGNVLLRNETKNWEIIQEHPDKLNFSYFYNRTICHQVCLFKRSLFDNIFFFNEDYKIASDWEFLIYAIYIQKVNCRKIDLLISVYDTTGISGNPNFKKIAASERKKTMEKFFPLFEDDYKLLSKYSSNRSKQLLQIEKSVFFRKIVSVFFMAVLLFIPKKDK; from the coding sequence ATGCAATTTAAAATCTCTATTATAACAATAAATTATAATAATGCTTCAGGGTTAGAAAAAACTATTGAAAGTGTTATTAACCAGACTTATAAAGATTTCGAATTTATAGTTATTGATGGAGGAAGTACTGATGAAAGCAAAGAAATAATTTTAAAAGCTGGAAGCAGTATTTCTTATTGGGTGAGTGAAAAAGACGCTGGAATTTATAACGCTATGAATAAAGGCATCAAAACTGCTTCAGGAGATTATCTTCTATTTATCAATAGTGGAGATTATTTGTATAATGAAAAAGTAGTTGAAAATTTGGTTAATCACTTATTGGAAACAGACGAAATTGTTTATGGTAATGTACTTTTAAGAAATGAGACAAAAAATTGGGAAATAATACAAGAACATCCAGATAAATTAAACTTCTCGTATTTTTATAATAGAACCATATGTCATCAGGTCTGCTTATTTAAAAGGTCTTTATTTGACAATATTTTCTTTTTTAATGAAGATTATAAAATTGCTTCTGATTGGGAATTTTTGATATATGCAATATATATTCAAAAAGTAAACTGCAGAAAAATAGATCTTTTGATCTCCGTTTATGATACTACCGGAATTTCAGGTAATCCGAATTTTAAAAAGATAGCTGCCAGTGAGAGAAAAAAAACAATGGAAAAGTTTTTCCCTTTGTTTGAAGATGACTACAAACTCCTTTCAAAATATTCATCTAACAGGTCAAAACAATTATTGCAGATAGAGAAATCTGTTTTTTTTCGAAAAATAGTTTCAGTTTTTTTTATGGCTGTTTTGTTATTCATTCCTAAAAAAGATAAATAA
- a CDS encoding glycosyltransferase family A protein: MRVGFNPHKDQLNLKSEYFHQIIIPVYIPNHEDYFKDSFEILKLCLESLFLTTHQKTYITVVNNGSTKNVSNYLSQLYFDKKIQEVVETTDIGKLNSILKGLAGHNFPLITISDFDVLFLNNWQKETYSIFENFEKAGAVCPTPSSRSLRTYTSNIYWEKFFSKDLVFSDVRNPEALQNFAHSVGNSNFYNKHHLEKYFTVFKNNKKAVIGAGHFVATYRGDIFDNIIKYSHYKLGGNSENAILDVPVVKKGLWRLSTEDNFAYHMGNVLEDWMYDHIQKLNKNMDEDSFYLKEAKSSSLLYNFIKNRLFSKIILNKKVMKYFIRWKGLNKQQARDYLV; encoded by the coding sequence ATGCGAGTAGGCTTTAACCCACATAAAGATCAGTTGAATCTTAAATCTGAATATTTTCATCAGATTATTATTCCTGTTTATATTCCAAATCACGAAGATTATTTTAAAGATAGTTTTGAAATTTTAAAACTATGTTTAGAATCATTATTTCTCACAACACATCAAAAAACTTATATAACGGTCGTTAATAATGGAAGTACTAAAAATGTTAGTAATTATCTAAGTCAGTTATATTTTGATAAAAAAATTCAGGAAGTTGTTGAAACAACAGATATTGGAAAATTAAACTCAATTTTAAAAGGTCTGGCGGGGCATAATTTTCCATTAATTACTATTTCAGATTTTGATGTTCTATTTCTGAATAACTGGCAGAAAGAAACATACTCTATTTTTGAAAATTTTGAAAAAGCAGGAGCTGTTTGTCCAACACCTTCATCTCGTTCATTAAGGACTTACACATCCAATATTTACTGGGAGAAATTTTTCTCAAAAGATTTAGTTTTTTCTGACGTTCGAAATCCGGAAGCACTACAAAATTTTGCACATAGTGTAGGTAATTCTAATTTTTACAACAAACATCATTTAGAAAAATACTTTACTGTATTTAAAAACAATAAAAAGGCTGTAATTGGTGCAGGACATTTCGTAGCAACATACCGCGGAGACATTTTTGATAATATAATCAAATATTCTCACTATAAATTAGGAGGGAACAGCGAAAATGCTATTTTAGATGTACCAGTTGTAAAAAAAGGATTGTGGCGCTTGTCTACAGAAGATAATTTTGCTTATCACATGGGGAATGTTTTGGAAGACTGGATGTATGACCACATACAAAAATTGAATAAAAATATGGATGAAGATTCCTTTTATTTAAAAGAAGCCAAATCATCATCTTTGCTTTATAATTTTATAAAAAACAGACTTTTCTCAAAAATTATATTGAATAAAAAAGTGATGAAATATTTTATAAGATGGAAAGGTTTAAATAAACAACAAGCCAGAGATTATCTGGTATAA
- a CDS encoding glycosyltransferase — MKILLVSMPSIHVIRWIENLKDTKYQLYWFDVLDRGTVETLHSVKQFTGWKKRKWPYIKGEYFLSKNFPGIYQKIIPTLEITANEALEKIIKEIQPDVIHSFEMQNCSYPILKTMLKFSKMKWLYSCWGNDLFYYMNFKNHNLKIKKVLKRVDYLHTDCKRDFHLAQKLNFSGKYLGLVPGGAGYKLKELEAFKLPVSERKIILVKGYEHTLGRGLNIIKALHSLQDEIKNYQVIIFGAHQNVTDYIKFNDLDFQSFNRHELLHDELTKLMGKSLLYIGNSISDGMPNTLLEAVLMGAFPIQSNPGRVTEEIIINGSNGLLINDPESVSEIKELILKSLSDLTMLQEALVKNQKIAADRLDYFDNKRKIVAMYKTVLECE, encoded by the coding sequence ATGAAAATCCTCTTAGTTTCAATGCCTTCTATTCATGTAATTCGTTGGATAGAAAACCTAAAAGATACGAAATATCAATTGTATTGGTTTGACGTTTTAGATAGAGGGACAGTGGAGACCTTACATTCTGTTAAACAATTTACTGGATGGAAAAAAAGAAAATGGCCTTACATAAAAGGTGAATATTTTTTGAGTAAAAATTTCCCTGGTATTTATCAAAAAATTATTCCTACACTAGAAATAACAGCAAATGAAGCCTTAGAAAAAATAATTAAGGAAATACAGCCAGATGTTATTCATAGTTTTGAAATGCAGAATTGTTCATATCCTATTTTAAAAACGATGCTTAAGTTTTCAAAAATGAAATGGCTCTATTCTTGTTGGGGAAATGATCTCTTTTATTATATGAATTTTAAAAATCATAATTTAAAAATTAAAAAAGTTTTAAAAAGAGTTGATTATTTGCATACAGATTGTAAAAGAGATTTTCATCTTGCTCAAAAATTAAATTTTTCTGGAAAATATTTAGGCCTTGTTCCTGGTGGGGCAGGTTATAAATTAAAAGAATTAGAGGCTTTTAAATTACCCGTTTCAGAAAGAAAAATCATTTTGGTAAAAGGATACGAGCATACCTTAGGCAGAGGGCTTAATATTATTAAAGCTTTACATTCATTACAAGATGAAATAAAAAACTACCAAGTAATTATTTTTGGAGCGCATCAAAATGTAACAGATTATATAAAATTTAATGATTTAGATTTTCAGTCTTTCAATAGACATGAACTTTTGCATGATGAATTAACAAAACTAATGGGGAAATCCTTACTATATATTGGAAACAGTATTTCTGATGGTATGCCAAATACATTATTAGAAGCTGTACTAATGGGAGCTTTTCCAATTCAGTCGAATCCTGGAAGAGTAACTGAAGAAATAATTATAAATGGAAGTAATGGACTTTTAATTAACGATCCAGAATCTGTTTCAGAAATTAAGGAACTTATTTTAAAATCACTTTCCGATTTAACGATGTTACAAGAAGCATTAGTTAAGAATCAAAAAATAGCAGCCGACAGATTAGATTATTTTGATAATAAAAGAAAGATAGTGGCAATGTATAAAACTGTTTTGGAATGCGAGTAG
- a CDS encoding alpha-1,2-fucosyltransferase, with translation MLTFKSLGKKGNLGNQLFHIASTIGIAKKNKHEFVFPNWYYTDFFNYSFPIIKEYEDYNFVQVVEKSYSFHEWDLGQGNYDVNGALQSEKYFDKVFTKKIFEFKAEFLKELLNKYKYLFDKNTIFISVRRGDFVYHPDYYQLPYQYYFLALEEYFPDWKERNLIFMSDNINYCKYHYSFLKNAIFLENLSAIEQLAIGSQGKDFIISNSTFSWWTAWLGEKEDSKIIRPLKNFRGSLAKLNDDSDFFPEQWIKFDYKKNRIGLKYFSLTIKGRIYQIADFLQFSIKKIFFLMKKAVNKIFK, from the coding sequence GTGCTAACATTTAAAAGTTTAGGAAAAAAAGGTAATTTGGGGAATCAACTTTTTCATATTGCTTCTACGATTGGAATTGCAAAAAAAAATAAACACGAATTTGTGTTTCCTAACTGGTACTATACAGATTTCTTTAATTATAGCTTTCCTATTATCAAAGAATATGAAGATTACAATTTTGTTCAAGTTGTTGAGAAATCATATTCATTTCATGAGTGGGATTTGGGGCAAGGTAATTACGATGTGAACGGAGCCCTGCAGTCAGAAAAATATTTTGATAAAGTTTTTACTAAAAAAATCTTTGAGTTCAAAGCAGAATTTCTAAAAGAGTTATTAAATAAATATAAATACTTGTTTGATAAGAATACAATTTTTATCTCTGTTCGAAGAGGAGATTTTGTTTATCATCCAGACTACTATCAATTACCTTATCAATATTATTTTTTAGCCTTAGAAGAATACTTTCCTGATTGGAAAGAGAGAAATTTAATTTTCATGAGTGATAATATTAATTATTGCAAATATCATTACAGTTTTTTAAAAAATGCCATTTTTTTGGAAAACCTTTCGGCTATAGAACAACTCGCTATAGGCTCTCAAGGAAAAGATTTTATAATAAGCAATTCTACATTTTCATGGTGGACTGCTTGGCTTGGCGAAAAAGAAGATAGTAAAATTATAAGACCATTAAAGAATTTTAGAGGTTCATTAGCAAAATTAAATGATGACTCTGATTTTTTTCCTGAACAATGGATTAAATTTGATTATAAAAAAAACAGAATTGGACTTAAATATTTTAGTTTAACAATAAAAGGAAGAATTTATCAAATAGCAGATTTTCTTCAATTTAGTATTAAAAAAATATTTTTTTTAATGAAGAAAGCTGTTAATAAAATATTTAAATGA
- a CDS encoding glycosyltransferase family 2 protein has protein sequence MKTLISIIIPTFNRAHLIGDTLNSILNQTYTSWECIIVDDGSIDNTQDVVNEFVKKDNRFQYHKRPAYKSKGPNSCRNYGFEKSVGSLIQFFDSDDLMKLNCLEVKSSYFLENIDLVICKLSLYDFEKNIEIKQSNIISKDLIYDYFAGKVALYICGPLWNRSFLETKRFLFNESIVNCDDWDFNMNMLYFNPKYIIVNEALIFYRRHHSSLSKEIEEQHLSEIRNVSNLLDQHLTLIKKNKISKLRKFYKYAIDYNKYYLKEAIVKKDKIQYLFLFRISKYCLAYNFWNIFFRIWMLKVFYLFFGKIFKIFKNNNFTVIRRS, from the coding sequence ATGAAAACATTAATTTCTATTATAATTCCAACCTTCAATAGAGCTCACTTAATTGGTGATACTCTAAATAGTATTCTAAATCAAACTTATACATCATGGGAGTGTATTATAGTAGACGATGGTTCAATAGATAATACTCAGGATGTTGTAAATGAATTTGTTAAAAAAGACAATCGCTTTCAATATCATAAAAGACCAGCTTATAAATCAAAAGGACCTAATTCTTGTAGAAATTATGGTTTCGAAAAAAGCGTGGGCAGCTTAATACAATTTTTTGATAGTGATGACTTAATGAAATTAAATTGCTTAGAAGTAAAATCGTCATACTTTTTAGAAAATATAGATTTAGTAATATGTAAATTAAGTCTTTATGATTTTGAAAAAAATATTGAGATAAAGCAAAGCAATATTATTTCTAAAGATTTGATTTACGATTATTTTGCAGGTAAAGTTGCCTTATACATTTGCGGGCCTTTATGGAATAGATCTTTTTTGGAAACAAAACGTTTTCTTTTTAACGAAAGTATAGTTAATTGTGATGATTGGGATTTTAATATGAACATGTTGTATTTTAATCCAAAATATATCATTGTAAATGAGGCACTAATTTTCTATAGAAGACATCACAGTTCTTTGTCTAAAGAAATTGAAGAGCAGCATTTATCAGAGATAAGAAACGTTTCAAATTTGTTGGATCAACATCTAACGTTAATAAAAAAAAATAAAATTTCTAAATTAAGAAAGTTTTATAAGTATGCTATAGACTACAATAAATATTATTTAAAAGAAGCTATAGTTAAAAAAGACAAAATACAGTATCTTTTTTTATTTCGGATTTCTAAATATTGTTTAGCTTATAATTTTTGGAATATATTTTTTAGAATATGGATGTTAAAAGTTTTTTATCTTTTTTTTGGAAAAATATTTAAAATATTTAAAAACAACAATTTTACTGTTATTAGAAGATCTTGA
- a CDS encoding glycosyltransferase family 2 protein, with protein sequence MLAIIIPYYKLTFFEETLKSLENQTNKRFKVYIGDDASQESPILLLEKFQSKFEFIYHKFEKNLGSISLTKQWDRCIDLAKEEKWLMILGDDDLLAENVVEEFYLNCSEFENKANVVRVASKIVSENNQNISEKFQHPKWETASNFYYRKYKGLTRSSLSEYIFAKNTYLKYGFKDYPLAWFSDDMAWIDFAEDRSIYTINNSQVMVRISNINITGKKDNFSVKNQAEELFYTDLVHKKIHLFNSIQKNDLLMTYEISIKKNRKVVFKEWKFLLKSYFRNGKIVPFLKCFRRFFRDFVLS encoded by the coding sequence ATGCTTGCTATTATTATTCCATATTATAAATTAACTTTTTTTGAAGAGACATTAAAGTCTCTCGAAAATCAAACGAATAAAAGATTTAAAGTTTATATTGGAGACGATGCAAGTCAGGAAAGTCCCATCTTGTTATTGGAAAAATTTCAATCAAAATTTGAGTTTATTTATCATAAATTTGAAAAAAATTTAGGAAGCATCTCATTGACTAAACAATGGGACAGATGTATTGATTTAGCAAAAGAAGAAAAATGGCTAATGATTTTAGGCGATGATGATTTACTAGCCGAGAATGTTGTAGAAGAGTTCTATCTAAATTGTTCAGAATTTGAAAATAAAGCAAATGTAGTTAGGGTCGCATCAAAAATCGTTTCAGAGAATAATCAAAATATTTCAGAAAAATTTCAACATCCAAAATGGGAAACAGCATCAAACTTCTATTATAGAAAGTATAAAGGATTAACGAGGAGTTCGTTGTCAGAATATATTTTTGCTAAAAACACTTATTTGAAATATGGGTTTAAAGATTATCCATTAGCATGGTTTAGTGATGATATGGCTTGGATAGATTTTGCAGAAGATCGTTCTATATATACTATAAATAACAGCCAGGTTATGGTTAGGATTTCCAATATAAACATTACGGGAAAAAAAGATAATTTTTCGGTTAAAAATCAGGCTGAAGAATTATTTTATACAGATTTAGTTCATAAAAAGATACATCTTTTTAATTCAATTCAAAAGAATGATTTATTGATGACCTATGAAATCTCAATTAAAAAAAACAGAAAGGTGGTTTTTAAAGAATGGAAGTTTTTATTAAAAAGTTATTTTAGAAATGGAAAAATAGTACCATTTCTAAAATGTTTTAGAAGATTTTTTAGAGACTTTGTGCTTTCATGA
- a CDS encoding glycosyltransferase, translated as MISIIICSRTSVISDNLLDNILLTIGADHELIVIDNSENKYSIFEAYNIGINKSKGEIVCFIHDDINFLTLNWGGILIEIFNENKKVGLIGVAGAKSKTKMPSAWWNCGDKDLYMNINQYLANGNKEYWYKGFDKSTIEEVVVIDGVFMAARKDNSISFNTKLTGFHNYDLNLSFEYLKKGYIVVVTNNILLDHFSIGVLNESWYKSALQIHKLYNDFLPLNKSNNSYSSLKSYEFNNGVKFISNLLKFKLRKEAFCLWIKLFLIKPVSKFHFYFFKSLFQ; from the coding sequence ATGATATCAATAATTATTTGTTCAAGAACTAGTGTTATATCAGATAACTTGCTGGACAATATATTGCTTACTATTGGTGCAGATCATGAGTTAATTGTTATTGATAATTCAGAAAATAAATACTCAATTTTTGAGGCTTATAATATAGGCATTAATAAAAGTAAAGGAGAAATAGTTTGTTTTATACATGATGACATTAATTTTCTTACTCTTAACTGGGGGGGAATTTTAATTGAAATTTTTAATGAAAACAAAAAAGTAGGGCTTATAGGTGTAGCAGGAGCTAAGAGTAAAACAAAAATGCCGTCAGCTTGGTGGAATTGTGGAGATAAAGATTTATATATGAATATTAACCAATATTTAGCAAATGGGAATAAAGAATATTGGTATAAAGGATTTGATAAAAGTACTATAGAAGAGGTTGTAGTTATAGATGGAGTTTTTATGGCGGCAAGAAAAGACAATTCTATATCATTTAATACGAAATTAACCGGTTTTCATAATTATGACTTAAATCTTTCTTTTGAATATTTGAAAAAAGGATATATAGTAGTGGTTACAAATAATATTTTATTGGATCACTTCTCAATTGGAGTTTTAAATGAATCCTGGTATAAATCAGCCTTACAAATTCATAAATTATATAATGATTTTTTACCCTTAAATAAATCCAACAATTCATACTCTTCTCTAAAAAGCTACGAGTTTAATAATGGTGTAAAATTCATTAGTAATCTGCTTAAATTTAAATTAAGAAAAGAAGCATTTTGTCTATGGATAAAACTATTTTTAATTAAACCAGTAAGCAAATTTCATTTTTATTTTTTTAAATCCTTATTCCAATAA
- a CDS encoding glycosyltransferase family 2 protein: MDFPLISIIVPNYNHENYLKQRLDSIFKQTYQNFEVILLDDCSTDESRKILSEYALNPKVTHCIFNAENSGNTFVQWKKGIELAKGDFVWIAESDDYCDVDFLEKVSIPLINDTQVMLSYCQSNKVDNTGSITGNWIEHTDSLDKESFKKDFVIDGNLFIEKYLIFLNAIPNASAALLRKNNLDISQVLLSNTNLKTCGDWLIYFDQIINYKIAFIAASLNNFRYHTNSVIAKTVILDNRNLIVDINLQMRKVIFTILKFKKPLNYNLVAAKNKEIIKALKYEKSFLLIHDDKKLKGFFILAGVLGQFIQKYQFRKNLKIKLKKFFS, translated from the coding sequence GTGGATTTTCCTTTAATTTCAATAATTGTTCCAAATTACAACCATGAAAATTATCTCAAACAGCGTTTAGATTCTATATTCAAACAAACATATCAAAATTTTGAGGTGATTTTACTGGATGACTGCAGTACAGATGAGAGTAGAAAAATTCTATCTGAATATGCTTTAAATCCAAAAGTAACCCATTGTATTTTTAATGCTGAAAATTCAGGAAACACTTTTGTACAATGGAAAAAAGGAATTGAACTAGCTAAAGGAGATTTTGTATGGATAGCAGAATCTGATGACTATTGTGATGTTGATTTTTTAGAAAAAGTTAGTATACCTTTGATAAACGATACTCAGGTAATGTTATCATATTGTCAATCAAATAAAGTTGACAATACTGGTAGTATAACAGGAAACTGGATTGAACATACAGATTCGTTAGACAAAGAAAGTTTTAAAAAAGACTTTGTTATAGATGGTAATTTATTTATCGAAAAATATCTGATTTTTTTAAATGCCATTCCAAATGCAAGCGCTGCTCTATTAAGAAAAAACAATCTTGACATTTCTCAAGTTTTATTGTCTAATACAAATCTTAAAACCTGTGGAGACTGGCTTATTTATTTTGACCAGATCATTAATTATAAAATAGCTTTTATAGCCGCTTCACTTAATAATTTTAGATACCATACAAACAGTGTTATTGCAAAAACAGTAATTTTAGATAATAGGAATTTGATTGTAGATATTAATCTTCAAATGAGAAAAGTAATATTTACAATATTAAAATTTAAGAAACCTTTAAATTATAATTTAGTTGCTGCAAAAAATAAAGAAATTATTAAGGCTTTGAAATATGAAAAGTCTTTCTTACTAATACATGATGATAAAAAATTAAAAGGTTTCTTTATTTTGGCAGGTGTACTCGGCCAATTTATACAGAAGTATCAATTTCGGAAAAACTTAAAAATAAAATTAAAGAAGTTCTTCTCATGA
- a CDS encoding glycosyltransferase has product MEKKDLDMQSDNSLFLAIYMITYNHGAFIEETIESLMNQNTSFKYKLFIGEDLSSDNTRAICLKLKEKYPNKIDLFLNTQNLGPNLNAKQIFKACFESGAKYIALCEGDDYWTDKLKLQKQVDFLEANPDYVICYHKVKVLRNGILEEDSITRKAPETTTIKDLAKGNYLHTCSVVFRNKLFEKFPSYFHKSPIGDYFLHMLNARYGKIKFIDEYMGVYRLHETSVWSSKTQVKREQIWLKFLKNIRKNFDKEVQNILDDQIKQYKILRNKRRVARLKKVIKRFLFLKEIKK; this is encoded by the coding sequence TTGGAAAAGAAGGATTTGGATATGCAGTCAGATAATTCTCTTTTCCTTGCAATCTACATGATAACTTATAATCATGGAGCATTTATTGAAGAAACTATAGAATCATTGATGAATCAAAATACTAGTTTTAAATATAAATTATTCATTGGAGAAGATCTTTCATCAGATAATACCCGTGCAATTTGCCTTAAGCTTAAAGAAAAATACCCAAATAAAATTGATTTATTTTTAAATACTCAAAATCTTGGGCCAAATTTAAATGCGAAACAAATTTTTAAGGCATGTTTCGAAAGTGGAGCAAAATATATTGCACTTTGTGAAGGCGATGATTATTGGACTGATAAATTAAAATTACAGAAACAAGTAGATTTTTTAGAAGCTAATCCAGATTATGTAATTTGTTATCATAAAGTAAAAGTATTACGAAATGGCATTTTAGAAGAAGATTCTATTACACGAAAAGCTCCAGAAACTACTACGATAAAAGATTTAGCAAAGGGTAACTATCTTCATACTTGTAGTGTAGTTTTTAGAAATAAATTGTTTGAAAAATTCCCAAGTTATTTTCATAAATCACCTATAGGAGATTACTTTTTGCATATGTTAAATGCCCGTTATGGAAAAATAAAATTTATTGATGAATATATGGGAGTTTACAGACTTCACGAAACATCTGTATGGTCTTCAAAAACTCAAGTAAAAAGAGAGCAGATTTGGTTGAAATTTTTGAAAAATATTCGAAAAAATTTCGATAAAGAAGTTCAAAATATACTTGACGATCAAATAAAACAATATAAAATTTTAAGAAATAAAAGAAGGGTGGCGAGATTAAAAAAAGTTATTAAACGTTTTCTTTTCTTAAAAGAAATAAAAAAGTGA